CGGGTGCCGACGACGGCGACGACGGCGATGAGGGCGATGACGGCGATGATGGCGTTATGCGCGGTGCCGAAGCGCCGACGGCGCTGGCCGTCAGCGACACCGTCATGGCCATCAGTACGGCGCATAGGGACGACACCCGTCTGCGGGAACGCCTCGTGAAGTCGACGTGGCTCATATCAGATCGTGCGTCCTTCTTTGATGTGTTCGCGGCGGATTGCGCGTTGCAAGTCGGCCTGCGTGACGATATCGCGCCCATCGCGCTCGGCCCACATCACGGCGTGGCGGGCCACATTGAGCAGTGCGCCACCGGAGAGCACGTGCGCGGCGGCCAGTGCGGGAAGATCGACGTCGTGCGCCAGCCCACGGCGCTCGGGAAAGAGGTTGCGCCAGAGTTGCAGGCGCTGGGTGTCGTCCGGCATCGGAAAGTGAATAGCGCTCTGAAAGCGTCGTGCGAACGCCTCGTCGATATTGCCCTTCAGGTTGCTCGCGAGCAGTACTACGCCGGGATAGTCTTCGATTCTCTGAAGCAGGTATGCGACTTCCTGATTGGCGTGACGGTCGTTGGCGCTGCTGCCTTCGGTGCGCTTGCCGAACAGCGCGTCCGCTTCGTCGAAGAACAGGATCCAGCGCTTGTTCTGCGCCTGATCGAACACGTTCGCCATGTTCTTTTCGGTCTCGCCGATGTATTTCGAGACGATCTTCGACAGGTCGATCCGATAGACGTCGACGCCCGCGGCCTTGCCGAGCAATGTGGCCGTGAGCGTCTTGCCGGTGCCGGGCGGCCCGTAGAACAGCGCACGAAACCCGGGCTTGACCATGCGATCCAGTTGCCAGCGGCGCATGACGGCCTCGCCGCCGTCGAGCCACTGACGGATCTGGTCGATTTCCTCGACGACCTCGGGCGTGAGCACGAGATCGCGCCAGTCGTGCCGCGTGGTAATGCGTTTCGCAGGGAATCCCGCGCTGTAATCGGGCTTATGCTCGCGCCCGGAGGTGCTTCGCTCCAGAAAGTCGCGCTCGATATGCAGCGCGGCGGCCAGCGCCGGTTCACCATCCGCGCGGCGCTCCAGGCGCAAGATTGCGGCGCGTGCGAACACGTGGTCTGCGTCGAACAGTTCAAGAATTTCGAAGCGGCGCGTGAGATCGTCGCCCGCGAGCACGAACGCGGCCGTCTCGCCCGTCGGCAACAGGCCGGTGTGATGCTGGGCACGCCAGCCGCCGAACTCCGTGAACTGGCGTTCGGTGTTCTTGTTCTGCGTGAAGAGCAGATCGAGCGCCTGCGGCCGCACGTGGGGCAACATGGCCAGCATGAGGACGACGCGCGCGTCGAAGTCGTCCGCCAGACCATAGTCGAGCAGTGCACGGGCGAA
This is a stretch of genomic DNA from Pandoraea faecigallinarum. It encodes these proteins:
- a CDS encoding ATP-binding protein → MDGKNNLGELDMNSANTAKAALAANAESLSREIAWFSAVLETRLHAYFMHEGVPHDIHVHTPPDLAHDPSPFARALLDYGLADDFDARVVLMLAMLPHVRPQALDLLFTQNKNTERQFTEFGGWRAQHHTGLLPTGETAAFVLAGDDLTRRFEILELFDADHVFARAAILRLERRADGEPALAAALHIERDFLERSTSGREHKPDYSAGFPAKRITTRHDWRDLVLTPEVVEEIDQIRQWLDGGEAVMRRWQLDRMVKPGFRALFYGPPGTGKTLTATLLGKAAGVDVYRIDLSKIVSKYIGETEKNMANVFDQAQNKRWILFFDEADALFGKRTEGSSANDRHANQEVAYLLQRIEDYPGVVLLASNLKGNIDEAFARRFQSAIHFPMPDDTQRLQLWRNLFPERRGLAHDVDLPALAAAHVLSGGALLNVARHAVMWAERDGRDIVTQADLQRAIRREHIKEGRTI